One genomic region from Paroceanicella profunda encodes:
- a CDS encoding Stf0 family sulfotransferase produces the protein MIILASQRCGSTLITEDIAATGRMGRPDEHLLPLLRAAPDAPLPDFFAQGMCDDCFGAKVMIGQFEGFGAYLDAPRRALSLLDAGDRAGLAADFLSGIERRFDPVTWLWISRRDRFAQAYSRLRARATGVYHHRQSGGPLRQRPPVTTEITPATLHEEMGRIAADDAFFARTVARCGIAPLHIVYEDYLAEPEACFAAISRHAGLDLSRPAERATRTEKIVDTPELEAARAAFEAVHGAGSAAPAEG, from the coding sequence GTGATCATCCTCGCCTCGCAACGCTGCGGCTCGACGCTGATCACCGAGGATATCGCCGCCACCGGGCGCATGGGCCGGCCGGACGAGCACCTGCTGCCGCTGCTGCGCGCCGCGCCGGACGCCCCCCTGCCGGATTTCTTCGCCCAGGGCATGTGCGACGATTGCTTCGGCGCCAAGGTGATGATCGGGCAGTTCGAGGGGTTCGGCGCCTATCTCGACGCGCCGAGGCGCGCGCTCTCCCTGCTGGACGCGGGGGACAGGGCCGGGCTGGCCGCGGACTTCCTGTCGGGGATCGAGCGCCGGTTCGACCCGGTCACCTGGCTTTGGATCTCGCGGCGGGACCGGTTCGCGCAGGCCTATTCCCGGCTCCGCGCCCGCGCCACCGGGGTGTATCACCACCGGCAGAGCGGCGGCCCGCTGCGCCAGCGCCCGCCGGTGACCACCGAGATCACCCCGGCCACGCTGCACGAGGAGATGGGCCGCATCGCCGCCGATGACGCCTTCTTCGCGCGGACCGTGGCGCGCTGCGGCATCGCCCCGCTTCACATCGTCTACGAGGACTACCTGGCCGAGCCGGAGGCCTGCTTCGCCGCGATCTCCCGCCACGCCGGGCTCGACCTGTCGCGCCCGGCGGAGCGGGCCACGCGCACGGAGAAGATCGTCGACACCCCCGAGCTCGAGGCTGCCCGCGCCGCCTTCGAGGCCGTGCACGGCGCCGGCAGCGCCGCCCCGGCGGAGGGGTGA